Proteins from a single region of Runella sp. SP2:
- a CDS encoding porin family protein, giving the protein MKNFAFIRSNVAFIVGLIFLAVTTQAQVSIGARGGASLAKTTGNGGFVENFTGNLNYIVSGNGGVFLQVPISGGLSFRPEIAYTQSGAGISSNDLLDLVGVNLPLGGSLKQRLTYIQAPLLLQYEFGDAGNRVKPYVVAGPTFSYLADGKIVSRADLILFRTQPNRTSIGLGGFNRFEVGGAGGVGLSFDLGGAKLFIEGRYQRGFTRVYDTPIVQVPVHNQSFTALAGFSIPLGR; this is encoded by the coding sequence ATGAAAAATTTCGCTTTTATTCGTTCAAATGTTGCTTTTATCGTAGGATTGATCTTCCTCGCCGTGACCACCCAAGCGCAAGTGTCTATTGGGGCGCGTGGCGGAGCATCGTTGGCCAAAACCACAGGAAACGGCGGTTTCGTTGAAAACTTTACAGGGAATCTTAATTATATCGTGAGCGGAAACGGCGGTGTATTTTTACAAGTACCCATCTCAGGCGGTTTGTCGTTCCGTCCCGAAATAGCCTATACCCAAAGCGGGGCTGGTATTTCTTCCAATGATTTGTTGGATTTGGTAGGTGTGAATCTTCCTTTAGGTGGGTCGCTCAAGCAGCGCCTTACGTACATTCAAGCGCCGTTGTTGTTGCAGTACGAGTTTGGAGATGCAGGCAATCGGGTAAAACCTTACGTGGTAGCAGGGCCTACGTTTAGCTATCTTGCCGACGGTAAAATTGTAAGCCGCGCCGATTTGATTCTTTTCCGCACGCAGCCCAACCGCACGAGCATCGGTTTGGGTGGTTTCAACCGCTTTGAAGTAGGCGGAGCAGGAGGCGTAGGATTAAGCTTTGATTTGGGAGGTGCCAAACTTTTTATAGAAGGTCGTTACCAACGTGGTTTTACGCGGGTATATGATACTCCGATAGTACAAGTGCCCGTTCACAATCAAAGCTTCACGGCCTTGGCAGGATTTTCAATTCCGTTGGGAAGATAA
- a CDS encoding STN and carboxypeptidase regulatory-like domain-containing protein: MKICLQTIGFCLVTLFCFAQKSVLDKPVTVRVANERLEETLKLIGDKNGFSFSYNPSDFDVNRRVSLNASGKAVRQVLDEIFKGTATYKERRNHVILQKVTPTNEPPKEVFINGYIFDQETGERIAQASIYEKRTLVSAVSNSMGYYRLKLPAALPNPRLEVRKEKYLGTSMPINNQLSLDIGLIHTKIDGKTEPIRPQTLPSTTVARKDTFKVKVPVASMPVLVASADTNDVPAKKRELSLDKVQETFVDAFTTAKQAVHIKNVDDTLYRPFQVSFLPFIGTNHVLSGHVINALSFNVIAGYSLGVNALEFGGLANLVRWDVHGAQFSGFVNLVGRNVFGLQFSGFGNAVLRNFEGMQFSGFANLTGGHHSGIQVAGFANLTGRSFSNGLQTAGFASVTLGSLQGAQVSGFANVVLGNTRGMQLSGFGNVALRRLKGVQISPYFNYAGIHEKGLQLGLFNYADSSGAIPIGLFSYVRRNGYRRFEISSDELNYANLTFKTGVRGFYNIVTLGGSFGMADKPLYTFGYGIGSSVYFGRGWAGNLDLTANKIMEATNRFDSSNGMFYRLSLGLEKKLSRQLALFAAGTWTALTAEPGYIKADLSRLYQPLPVTTLRDGLDLTNWLGFQAGIRICNR; encoded by the coding sequence ATGAAAATTTGCTTACAAACCATTGGGTTTTGTCTCGTTACTCTTTTCTGTTTTGCCCAAAAATCGGTATTAGATAAACCCGTTACGGTACGCGTTGCCAACGAACGATTAGAAGAAACGCTCAAACTAATTGGGGACAAAAACGGGTTTAGTTTTTCGTACAATCCCAGCGATTTTGACGTCAATCGCCGCGTGTCTTTAAACGCGTCGGGCAAGGCCGTGCGCCAAGTACTGGACGAGATTTTTAAAGGAACAGCTACCTACAAAGAGCGCCGCAACCACGTCATTCTTCAGAAAGTTACCCCCACCAACGAGCCTCCGAAAGAGGTATTTATCAACGGATATATTTTTGACCAAGAAACGGGCGAACGCATTGCCCAAGCGAGTATTTACGAAAAACGAACGTTGGTTTCTGCCGTGTCTAATTCGATGGGCTATTATCGGTTGAAATTACCAGCAGCGTTGCCCAACCCTCGCTTGGAGGTGCGGAAAGAAAAATACCTCGGGACAAGTATGCCCATTAATAACCAACTGTCATTAGATATTGGATTGATTCATACCAAAATCGACGGAAAAACCGAACCTATTCGTCCCCAAACACTTCCCTCGACAACAGTAGCGCGAAAAGATACCTTCAAAGTAAAAGTTCCCGTGGCTTCGATGCCAGTGTTGGTGGCTTCGGCAGATACCAACGATGTTCCTGCCAAAAAACGCGAATTGAGTTTAGATAAAGTCCAAGAAACATTCGTGGATGCTTTTACCACGGCCAAGCAAGCCGTTCACATCAAAAACGTGGACGATACGCTCTACCGTCCCTTTCAAGTGTCGTTTTTGCCGTTTATTGGAACCAACCACGTATTGAGCGGGCACGTTATTAATGCGTTGTCGTTCAATGTGATAGCGGGTTATTCGTTGGGAGTCAATGCCTTGGAGTTTGGAGGGCTGGCCAATTTGGTGCGTTGGGATGTGCACGGCGCTCAGTTTTCGGGTTTTGTCAACCTCGTTGGGCGCAATGTCTTTGGCTTACAATTTTCGGGTTTTGGCAATGCCGTTTTAAGAAATTTTGAAGGTATGCAGTTTTCAGGTTTTGCCAACCTAACGGGCGGGCACCACAGCGGGATTCAGGTGGCAGGTTTTGCCAACTTAACGGGACGTAGTTTTAGCAACGGCCTCCAAACGGCAGGCTTTGCCAGCGTGACACTTGGAAGTTTACAAGGGGCTCAAGTAAGCGGTTTTGCCAACGTCGTGCTCGGAAATACCCGTGGTATGCAACTCAGCGGCTTTGGAAACGTGGCCCTTCGCCGCTTGAAAGGGGTGCAAATCAGTCCGTATTTCAACTATGCGGGTATTCACGAAAAAGGACTCCAATTAGGCTTATTCAACTATGCCGACTCCTCAGGGGCAATTCCGATTGGACTTTTTAGCTACGTTCGCCGCAATGGCTACCGTCGTTTTGAAATCAGCAGCGACGAACTTAACTACGCGAACCTAACCTTCAAAACGGGCGTACGTGGTTTTTATAACATCGTGACACTAGGCGGTAGCTTTGGCATGGCCGACAAACCTCTCTATACTTTTGGCTATGGCATCGGAAGTTCGGTGTATTTTGGTCGTGGTTGGGCAGGAAACTTGGACCTAACCGCCAACAAAATAATGGAAGCTACCAACCGATTTGATTCGTCAAACGGAATGTTCTATCGGTTGAGCTTGGGATTGGAAAAAAAATTGTCGCGACAGCTGGCATTGTTTGCGGCGGGTACGTGGACGGCACTCACGGCGGAGCCTGGTTACATCAAGGCCGACTTATCGCGTCTGTATCAGCCACTTCCAGTCACCACTTTGCGCGATGGCCTTGATTTAACCAATTGGCTCGGTTTTCAGGCGGGAATTCGGATTTGTAATCGTTAA
- a CDS encoding FecR domain-containing protein has product MSANEPISDDLLARYVAGTTTPDEQAQVKAWLAQSADHAQELARFERVWEASTQVGPPAMEVDVEAAWSKVNKRITAKNEQVEPKVLPLRKSSFAAWRVAASVLVVLGLGWLGYRWMTPIEKAEIAVVKTKKNTLEQTLPDGTKVFLNENSTLTAAADFNDETRTVTLKGEAYFDVKRDETRPFIINANGTEVRVLGTSFNVKAYDNHVRVAVTSGKVQFSTPKQKVVLVKDEAAATSEADTIVKLPALNFNEMAYRTRVFVFEKTNLSDVVASLREGYHADIRLSSRRLENCLLTARFEKESLDTTLSVIAETLNLRVVRRGNSILLDGSGCE; this is encoded by the coding sequence ATGAGTGCAAACGAACCCATTTCGGACGATTTACTGGCGCGGTACGTGGCGGGAACTACCACCCCCGACGAACAAGCGCAGGTAAAAGCATGGCTGGCCCAGTCGGCTGACCATGCGCAGGAATTGGCGCGTTTTGAGCGGGTGTGGGAGGCTTCGACGCAGGTAGGCCCTCCCGCCATGGAGGTGGACGTAGAGGCTGCTTGGAGTAAGGTAAACAAGCGAATAACTGCTAAGAATGAGCAAGTTGAGCCAAAAGTGTTGCCGTTGCGAAAGTCCTCTTTTGCCGCATGGCGCGTAGCAGCAAGTGTGCTGGTCGTGCTCGGTTTAGGCTGGCTGGGGTATCGTTGGATGACCCCGATAGAAAAAGCTGAAATCGCTGTGGTGAAGACCAAAAAAAATACGCTTGAGCAGACCTTGCCTGACGGAACAAAGGTGTTCTTAAACGAAAATTCTACGCTGACCGCTGCCGCCGATTTTAACGATGAAACGCGTACGGTCACGCTGAAAGGAGAGGCGTATTTTGACGTCAAACGCGACGAAACGCGGCCTTTTATCATCAATGCCAACGGTACGGAAGTACGGGTATTGGGGACATCTTTCAACGTAAAGGCGTACGACAACCACGTCCGAGTCGCAGTTACAAGCGGAAAAGTGCAGTTTTCGACCCCAAAACAGAAAGTAGTTTTGGTGAAAGACGAAGCTGCTGCTACTTCTGAAGCCGATACCATCGTCAAATTACCCGCGTTGAATTTCAACGAAATGGCCTACCGAACGCGGGTTTTTGTGTTTGAAAAAACCAACTTGAGCGACGTCGTTGCGTCGCTGCGCGAAGGCTACCATGCTGATATTCGTCTCAGTAGTCGTCGGTTAGAAAACTGCCTGTTGACGGCGCGTTTTGAAAAAGAAAGTTTAGATACCACGCTCTCCGTCATTGCCGAAACCCTGAACCTACGGGTCGTTCGGCGCGGGAATTCCATCTTACTGGATGGAAGCGGATGTGAATAA
- a CDS encoding RNA polymerase sigma-70 factor encodes MSALSIVFDNSSQKETVRWPQNRTFATKRRESYYVQLSDTQILIAIREGDERVFEQVFRKYYGGLCTYGRSILRDEEESEEIVQNVFVGIWEKRAELEITQSLKSYLYRAVHNHCLNRIKHQKVRDEHQQYTLYSQEEAYESVSQTVYKNELESELAKAIGKLPEQCRVIFKLSRFEELRYQEIADQLGLSVKTVENQIGKALKILRTELADFLPVVAIVYWLTKNL; translated from the coding sequence ATGAGTGCTTTATCCATCGTTTTCGACAACTCGTCACAAAAAGAAACGGTACGTTGGCCGCAAAATCGTACTTTTGCGACAAAACGAAGGGAATCCTATTACGTGCAATTGTCGGACACACAAATACTTATAGCCATCAGGGAAGGCGACGAACGGGTTTTCGAACAAGTGTTTCGGAAATACTACGGAGGGCTATGCACCTACGGGCGGTCGATTTTGCGCGATGAAGAAGAATCGGAAGAGATTGTTCAAAACGTGTTTGTGGGTATTTGGGAAAAACGGGCGGAATTGGAAATTACGCAGTCGCTCAAGTCGTATTTATATCGGGCGGTGCATAATCATTGCCTCAACCGCATCAAACACCAAAAAGTGCGCGACGAACATCAGCAATACACGCTTTATTCGCAAGAAGAAGCGTACGAATCGGTGAGTCAGACGGTGTATAAAAACGAACTCGAAAGCGAACTTGCTAAAGCGATTGGGAAGTTGCCCGAACAATGTCGGGTGATTTTTAAGTTAAGTCGTTTTGAAGAATTGCGTTACCAAGAAATCGCGGATCAATTGGGCTTGTCGGTCAAGACCGTCGAAAATCAGATTGGAAAAGCGCTCAAAATATTACGCACCGAATTGGCAGACTTCCTGCCTGTGGTAGCGATTGTCTATTGGTTGACCAAAAATCTGTGA
- a CDS encoding DUF4249 domain-containing protein: MKKILLFIVIMTGLLVLEGCVVPFSPPEVSSANRFLVVDGFFNTNGIDSSSIMLTYTQVVSNKNTFGTELRARVTVEGNKGTTYTFTEIGKGLYRLPAQKVNPSEQFRVRIKTTTNKEYLSEYVEVKQTPPIDSITYKVASDRSSVQVLVNTHDPLNKTRYYRWRFEETWEYHAPLISVYEIKNKAIVDRTSLINVCWQTARPSNILLASTAKLSQDIISDFPVTTISAVSNKLRVRYSILVKQIGLTEDGFAYWNSLSKTTEKTGSLFDPQPSQVTGNIKNTSNPQELVFGHFSAVSPQEKRFFVPVSLGFPVFCPPSDTLSLADALKWTDIIVSQYYPEGARFPDYIVGTSECADCRTQGGTLVRPSFW, encoded by the coding sequence ATGAAAAAAATACTTTTGTTTATCGTTATCATGACGGGGCTTTTGGTACTTGAAGGCTGCGTAGTGCCTTTTTCACCTCCTGAGGTTTCGTCGGCCAATCGCTTTTTGGTTGTTGATGGCTTTTTTAATACCAACGGAATCGACAGCAGTAGCATTATGCTGACTTACACCCAAGTTGTTTCCAATAAAAACACTTTTGGAACGGAGTTAAGAGCACGGGTGACTGTGGAGGGAAATAAAGGAACTACTTATACCTTTACCGAAATTGGGAAGGGATTATATCGGCTTCCAGCTCAAAAAGTTAACCCTTCGGAGCAGTTTCGGGTTCGTATCAAAACCACCACCAATAAGGAGTACCTATCGGAGTATGTAGAGGTAAAACAAACGCCCCCGATTGATAGCATAACTTATAAAGTTGCTTCTGATAGGAGCTCGGTTCAGGTGTTGGTCAATACCCACGACCCCCTCAACAAAACCCGCTATTACCGTTGGCGTTTTGAAGAAACTTGGGAGTATCATGCCCCTTTGATATCGGTCTATGAAATTAAGAATAAAGCCATCGTAGATCGTACTTCGCTGATCAATGTTTGTTGGCAAACGGCCCGCCCTTCAAATATCTTGTTGGCATCCACTGCTAAACTATCGCAGGACATTATCAGTGATTTTCCTGTAACAACCATCTCGGCCGTTTCCAACAAACTCCGAGTGAGATATAGCATTTTGGTAAAACAAATCGGGTTGACGGAAGATGGATTTGCGTACTGGAATTCACTTTCAAAGACGACAGAAAAAACAGGAAGTCTTTTTGATCCACAGCCGTCGCAAGTGACAGGAAATATCAAAAATACGAGCAATCCTCAAGAATTGGTGTTTGGACATTTTAGTGCCGTTTCACCCCAAGAAAAACGTTTCTTTGTCCCTGTGTCACTCGGCTTCCCAGTTTTCTGCCCGCCTTCGGATACCCTTAGTTTGGCAGATGCCCTCAAATGGACAGATATTATTGTGAGCCAATACTACCCAGAAGGTGCCCGCTTCCCTGATTATATTGTTGGTACTTCCGAATGTGCCGATTGCCGAACCCAAGGTGGTACGCTTGTTCGTCCTAGTTTTTGGTAA